In the Nerophis ophidion isolate RoL-2023_Sa linkage group LG01, RoL_Noph_v1.0, whole genome shotgun sequence genome, one interval contains:
- the si:zfos-323e3.4 gene encoding volume-regulated anion channel subunit LRRC8C — protein MIPVGEFRNIGIEQNSKYRVLKPWWDVFSEYLCVAMLMIGVFGCTLQLTQDKIACLPSPFTSPTPSAIDCSYIRNYADNETWMSLKPTNPVIREVLGRKNNLDIHQYVFINHYCYERFVHWYAKYFPYLVVIHTMMFMVASSFWFKFPGTSSKLDLFVTILGKCFDSPWTTRALSEVCEERGEEKLVILRRTTMSKDPSDKRTDEEETTLLPLVGPSKSNPEKKSPDSQSTPSVLDKKEGEQAKALFEKVKKLRTHVEEADILYIMYVLQTSLKVFKFLLIIIYTAALSPNIEIVVRCLVPPELTGFDIYCCNHNKAHLFSKLAYCYICFVCVYGILCIYTLYWQFHRPLRVYSFEHVRLETGINDIPDVKNDFAFLLHLVDQYDDLYAKRFAFFLSEVSESRLHQLNLNHEWTTKKLRARLAKNANDHLELHLLMLPGLPDTVYELMEIQSLKLEQVKNIMISPNVAKLEKLRDLSLVYCQAKLQLPALKHLKDQLKVLRLWFEGLDEVPEWMYHLQRLEELHLNGPVATLDSLRNLTALSVLTMNSNLTKIPASIYDVALNLQHLSIHNEGNKLQAFSSLKKLTNLVSLELVGCELERIPSAVFSLSNLQELDLKENKLTTVEEILSLQHCHRLVTLRLWHNKITYIPDHISKLNTLETLDISWNKLKRLPSRLFYCTKLRHLDVSHNQITSIPLEVGILQGLQFFSAAFNSIEMLPEELYSCKRLHTLALGNNSLLFLSSKVANLLQLVRLEIKGNRLDALPVEIANCPLLTSNGIVAEDNLLQVLPVEMHRSLSSS, from the exons ATGATCCCAGTGGGAGAATTCCGGAACATCGGCATCGAGCAGAACTCCAAGTACCGGGTGCTCAAACCGTGGTGGGATGTTTTCTCCGAGTACCTGTGCGTCGCCATGCTCATGATTGGCGTCTTTGGGTGCACCTTGCAG CTCACCCAAGATAAGATTGCCTGCCTGCCAAGTCCCTTCACCAGTCCAACACCCAGTGCCATTGACTGCAGCTACATCCGGAACTACGCAGACAATGAGACGTGGATGAGTTTAAAACCTACCAATCCTGTCATACGGGAGGTGCTTGGCCGCAAGAACAACCTGGACATCCACCAGTACGTCTTCATCAACCACTATTGCTACGAGAGGTTTGTGCACTGGTATGCAAAGTACTTCCCGTACCTGGTGGTGATCCACACAATGATGTTCATGGTAGCTAGCAGCTTTTGGTTCAAGTTTCCCGGGACTTCCTCTAAACTCGACCTCTTTGTCACCATCCTGGGTAAGTGCTTCGACTCCCCCTGGACCACAAGGGCCTTGAGCGAAGTTTGCGAGGAACGAGGCGAGGAAAAACTGGTAATTTTGAGGAGGACGACCATGTCCAAAGATCCATCTGACAAACGGACGGACGAGGAGGAGACCACCTTGCTTCCTCTGGTTGGCCCTTCCAAATCTAATCCAGAAAAAAAAAGTCCGGATTCTCAATCTACTCCATCGGTGCTAGATAAGAAGGAAGGAGAGCAAGCCAAAGCTCTGTTTGAGAAGGTGAAAAAGCTTAGAACTCATGTGGAAGAGGCAGACATCTTGTACATCATGTATGTGCTGCAAACATCGCTCAAGGTTTTCAAGTTCCTTTTGATCATCATTTACACAGCAGCACTGTCTCCAAACATTGAGATTGTGGTTCGCTGCTTGGTTCCCCCTGAGCTGACAGGTTTTGACATTTATTGTTGTAACCACAACAAAGCTCATCTTTTCTCGAAACTGGCCTATTGCTACATCTGCTTTGTGTGCGTCTATGGCATCTTGTGCATCTATACGCTCTACTGGCAGTTCCACCGCCCCCTGAGGGTGTATTCCTTCGAACATGTCAGGCTAGAGACGGGCATCAACGACATACCGGATGTAAAGAATGACTTTGCCTTTCTTCTTCACCTGGTGGACCAATACGATGACCTATATGCTAAAAGATTTGCTTTTTTTCTGTCTGAGGTCAGTGAGAGTCGCCTCCATCAGCTCAACCTCAACCATGAATGGACCACTAAAAAGCTACGAGCCCGTCTCGCTAAAAACGCCAATGACCATCTGGAGCTCCACCTGTTAATGTTGCCGGGACTTCCCGACACGGTCTACGAGCTCATGGAAATACAGTCTCTCAAATTGGAGCAAGTTAAAAACATTATGATCTCACCCAATGTGGCTAAACTAGAGAAACTTCGGGATTTGTCGCTGGTTTACTGCCAGGCGAAGCTCCAGCTGCCCGCCTTGAAACATCTCAAAGATCAACTGAAGGTCCTACGACTATGGTTTGAAGGTTTAGATGAGGTACCCGAGTGGATGTACCATCTGCAAAGACTTGAGGAGTTGCATCTGAATGGCCCAGTAGCCACCCTGGACTCCCTTCGAAATCTTACGGCCCTGAGTGTCCTTACCATGAACTCCAATCTTACAAAGATCCCAGCCAGCATTTATGATGTCGCCCTGAACCTGCAGCATTTGAGCATCCACAATGAAGGGAACAAACTCCAAGCCTTCAGCAGCCTGAAGAAACTCACCAACTTGGTGTCCCTGGAGTTGGTGGGCTGCGAGCTGGAGCGCATTCCAAGCGCCGTCTTTAGCCTGAGCAATCTGCAGGAGTTGGACCTCAAAGAAAACAAGCTGACCACAGTAGAGGAGATTCTGAGTCTGCAGCACTGCCATCGACTGGTAACGCTGAGGCTGTGGCACAACAAGATCACCTACATTCCAGATCACATCAGTAAGTTAAACACCTTGGAGACTCTGGACATCAGTTGGAATAAACTCAAAAGGCTCCCCAGCCGGTTGTTCTACTGCACCAAGCTCAGGCACCTGGATGTCTCCCACAACCAGATCACCTCCATCCCGCTTGAGGTGGGCATCCTGCAGGGCCTGCAGTTCTTCTCTGCTGCTTTCAACTCGATAGAGATGCTACCTGAGGAGCTGTACTCTTGTAAAAGACTACATACTCTGGCTCTTGGGAACAACTCCCTGCTCTTCTTGAGCTCCAAGGTCGCAAATCTGCTCCAACTGGTCCGACTGGAGATTAAAGGAAACCGCCTAGATGCTCTGCCTGTGGAGATAGCAAACTGCCCCTTGTTGACTTCTAATGGGATTGTCGCGGAGGACAACCTGCTGCAGGTGTTGCCTGTCGAGATGCACAGAAGTCTGAGTAGTAGCTGA